The DNA segment TGTTTGCCCTCAAAGGGGTTGGACAGAATTGACCGGTTCCGCCGGCAGCGGTGATGGGCAGGCCCGACGGGCCGCCATTGCCGGCATCGGCTCCTTCGTCCCGGAGCGCGTGGTCACCAACGACGATTTGGCCCAGACGCTGGACACCAGTGATGAGTGGATCCGCTCCCGCACCGGCATCGGCAGCCGGCGGGTCATCGACCCCGAAAACGCCACCTCCGACCTGGCCGTGGCGGCCGCCCAGAAGGCTTTGGACCGGGCCGGGATCGAACCGTCCCAAGTGGACCTCATCATCGTAGCCACCGTAACTCCCGACATGATGTTCCCCTCCACCGCCTGCCTGGTCCAGGAGCGCCTGGGGGCCAAAAGGGCCGCCGCCTTCGACTTGGAGGCGGCCTGCTCCGGCTTCATTTACGCCCTGGCCACCGGCGCCCAGTTCATCCAATCGGGCTTCTACGACACGGTGCTGGTCATCGGCGCCGAAACCTTGTCGAAAATCACCGACTGGTCCGACCGCTCCACGGCGGTGCTCTTCGGCGACGGGGCCGGCGCCGTGGTCCTGCGGCCGGTGCCGGCAGACCGGGGCGGCATTCTCAGCGTTCACCTGGAAGCCGACGGGGCCGGCGCCGACTTGATCCAGCAGCCCGCCGGCGGCTCCCGCTTGCCGGCCTCCAACGAGACGGTGGCCGCCCGGCTTCACTTCCTCCAGATGAACGGCCGGGAAGTATACAAGTTCGCCGTCAAGGCCATGGGCGACGCAGCGGCGGCGGCGGTGAAAAAGGCGGGCCTCACCTTCGGGGACATCGATCTTTATGTGCCCCACCAGGCCAACTACCGCATCATCGAGGCCTCGGCCCGCCGGTTCGGCCTGCCCATGGACCGGGTGGTGGTCAACATCGAGCATTACGGCAACACCTCTGCGGCCTCCATCCCCATCGCCCTGGACGAAAGCTTCCGCTCCGGGCGCATCAAGGCGGGCGACAACGTGCTTATGGTGGCCTTCGGAGGCGGGTTGACCTGGGCCGCCGCCGTGGTCCAGTGGACCTTGTCGGACAGGGGTTGATGGTGTGTCTATAGCCTTTATGTTTCCCGGCCAAGGCGCCCAATACGTAGGCATGGGGCGGGATTTCCACGACCGTTTTGACGCCGCCCGCCGGGTTTTCCACGAGGCCGACGAAATCTTGGGGATGCCCATCAGCTCCCTGTGCCTTGAAGGGCCTGAAGAGGCCCTAATCCCTACGGAGATTCAGCAACCTGCCATTTTGACCGTCAGCGTGGCCATGCTGGCCGTCCTCCGGGAGATGGGCGTGGAACCCGTGCGGGTGGCCGGCCTGAGCCTGGGGGAATACGCCGCCCTGGTGGCAGCCGGCGTGTTGTCCTTTGAAGAAGCCCTGCCCCTGGTCAAGGACCGGGGCCGCTACATGCAGGAGGCGGTCCCCCCGGGGGTGGGCGCCATGGCCGCCGTCATGGGCCTGGACCGGGAGGAAGTGGCCGCCGCCTGCCGGGAGACGGCCGCCGCCCTGGATACGGTGGTCCAGCCGGCCAACTACAACAGCCCGGGCCAGATCGTCATCGCCGGCACCGCCCAGGGGGTGGAGGAAGCGGCAGAATTGTGCCGGGTCCGGGGCGCCCGCCGGGTGGTGATGCTGCCCGTCAGTGCTCCCTTCCACAGCCCGTTGATGGAGCCGGCGGCCCGGCGCCTGGCCCAGCGCCTGGAGTCGGTCACCTTCCACGACGCCCGGGTGCCCGTGGTGGCCAACGTGGACGCCCGGGAGCGGACGGCGGCCCACGAGTTCGTACCCGCCCTCATCGACCAGGTGGCCATGCCCGTCCTGTGGGAGGACTGCATGCGCACCATGCTGGCGGCGGGCTGCCGGGTGTTTGTAGAGGTGGGCCCGGGCAAGACCTTGTCCGGGTTCATGCGCCGTCTCGATTCTTCGGTAAATTGCCTTTCCACCCAGGAGCCGGACAGTCTGGAAGGTTTGCTTGCCACTGTAGGGGAGGTCGGCTAAAATGTGCTTGGCCAACAGGGTAGCCCTGGTGACGGGTGCCTC comes from the Sphingobacteriaceae bacterium genome and includes:
- a CDS encoding beta-ketoacyl-ACP synthase III yields the protein MTGSAGSGDGQARRAAIAGIGSFVPERVVTNDDLAQTLDTSDEWIRSRTGIGSRRVIDPENATSDLAVAAAQKALDRAGIEPSQVDLIIVATVTPDMMFPSTACLVQERLGAKRAAAFDLEAACSGFIYALATGAQFIQSGFYDTVLVIGAETLSKITDWSDRSTAVLFGDGAGAVVLRPVPADRGGILSVHLEADGAGADLIQQPAGGSRLPASNETVAARLHFLQMNGREVYKFAVKAMGDAAAAAVKKAGLTFGDIDLYVPHQANYRIIEASARRFGLPMDRVVVNIEHYGNTSAASIPIALDESFRSGRIKAGDNVLMVAFGGGLTWAAAVVQWTLSDRG
- the fabD gene encoding ACP S-malonyltransferase, which encodes MSIAFMFPGQGAQYVGMGRDFHDRFDAARRVFHEADEILGMPISSLCLEGPEEALIPTEIQQPAILTVSVAMLAVLREMGVEPVRVAGLSLGEYAALVAAGVLSFEEALPLVKDRGRYMQEAVPPGVGAMAAVMGLDREEVAAACRETAAALDTVVQPANYNSPGQIVIAGTAQGVEEAAELCRVRGARRVVMLPVSAPFHSPLMEPAARRLAQRLESVTFHDARVPVVANVDARERTAAHEFVPALIDQVAMPVLWEDCMRTMLAAGCRVFVEVGPGKTLSGFMRRLDSSVNCLSTQEPDSLEGLLATVGEVG